A stretch of DNA from Alphaproteobacteria bacterium LSUCC0719:
TAAGCTCCACATCAGAACCAAAAGCTTGCATAGCTTCAACGCTGTCGAACTTCATGATTGCGATAAGGTTGGTCGGGTCTTCCTTCGTTGTACCTGCAAAAAGGAACTGCATACCCATCCCAGCCATTTTCTCTTTCTGCGAGAAGACCATTTCCTTCCAGTGGTTGAAGCCCTTGGTGATTGTGATTTCGCCTTTAACAATTATAGCCATTTTTAGTTACCCTTCATTGC
This window harbors:
- a CDS encoding DUF3764 family protein, whose amino-acid sequence is MAIIVKGEITITKGFNHWKEMVFSQKEKMAGMGMQFLFAGTTKEDPTNLIAIMKFDSVEAMQAFGSDVELTETRRQAGAVIESGVMTPISDEFFTNFPEPFIQH